A portion of the Eubacterium maltosivorans genome contains these proteins:
- a CDS encoding DUF4366 domain-containing protein, which produces MKNKRIFKTFSALCAALVLMMGLSVTAFAQGTDQPPAEDATNDANVVVEETEDSPALTPDGNAALVDDFGGNKQLITVTTKAGNYFYILIDRANEDKETAVHFLNQVDEADLMALMEDSQTTQEQPATCTCTEKCVAGAVNTACTVCATNMSACTGKEPEPETPEETPEPEEPAQKPAGLNPAILLAVLALMGGGGAFAYFKLVKNKPKTKGNDNLDDYDYGEDDTDQEDEDSWETEESDELDADGGGDEESEDKTV; this is translated from the coding sequence ATGAAGAATAAGAGAATTTTCAAGACCTTTTCGGCCCTCTGCGCCGCCTTGGTGCTGATGATGGGCCTTTCCGTGACCGCCTTTGCCCAGGGGACGGACCAGCCTCCGGCGGAGGACGCCACAAACGACGCCAATGTGGTGGTGGAGGAAACCGAGGACAGTCCGGCCCTGACCCCGGATGGCAACGCCGCCCTGGTGGATGATTTCGGCGGCAACAAGCAGCTCATCACCGTCACCACCAAGGCGGGCAACTACTTCTACATTCTCATTGACCGGGCCAACGAGGACAAGGAAACTGCTGTCCACTTCTTGAACCAGGTGGACGAGGCGGACCTGATGGCGTTGATGGAGGACAGTCAGACTACCCAGGAGCAGCCCGCCACCTGTACCTGTACGGAGAAATGTGTGGCCGGTGCGGTGAATACGGCCTGCACGGTGTGTGCCACCAATATGAGCGCCTGCACGGGTAAGGAGCCGGAACCGGAGACCCCGGAAGAAACCCCGGAGCCGGAAGAACCGGCGCAGAAACCCGCAGGACTGAATCCGGCCATTCTTTTGGCGGTGCTGGCTCTGATGGGTGGCGGCGGCGCTTTTGCCTACTTTAAGCTGGTGAAAAACAAACCCAAGACCAAGGGCAACGACAATTTGGACGATTATGACTACGGCGAGGATGATACCGACCAGGAGGACGAGGACTCCTGGGAGACCGAGGAATCTGACGAGCTGGACGCTGACGGGGGCGGCGACGAGGAAAGCGAGGACAAGACGGTTTGA
- a CDS encoding DUF4315 family protein, which translates to MAKNKIQRIDQEIAKVREKIAEYQDKLKTLEAQKTEAENLEIVQMVRALRLTPEQLNAMLSGGTVPGMVAASADYDEQEDTDHEE; encoded by the coding sequence ATGGCTAAGAACAAAATCCAGCGCATTGACCAGGAGATTGCCAAGGTCCGCGAGAAGATCGCGGAGTACCAGGACAAGCTGAAAACCCTGGAGGCGCAGAAAACCGAAGCGGAGAACCTGGAGATCGTCCAGATGGTGCGCGCCCTGCGGCTGACCCCGGAGCAGCTGAATGCCATGCTCTCCGGCGGCACGGTCCCCGGCATGGTTGCTGCCTCCGCTGACTACGACGAACAGGAGGACACCGACCATGAAGAATAA
- a CDS encoding CD1108 family mobile element protein, which yields MNKEPRLRFTDEERADPALEKPIRKADKAAAKADKAQAKIPKKQVRQKTVDPETGKVTTKLVLEDKKKPPSKLSHAVRDTPANAALGKVHKEIRETEQDNVGVESAHKSEEAAETGARLVREGYRSHKLKPYRKAAQAEQKLEKANVNALYQKSLRENPQFASNPISRWQQKQAIKKEYAAAKRAGQTAGNTASAAQKTGKAAKTVKEKAQEAGAFVMRHKKGFLIAGAIFLLVCMLLNTMSSCSMMAQSIGSVVSGTTYPSDDPELVAVEADYAAKEAALQAEIDNIESSHPGYDEYRYDLDMIGHDPHELAAYLSAVLQGYTRQSAQAELERVFDAQYQLTLIEEVEVRYRTETRTDSEGNSYTVQVPYNYYILNVKLTSKPISSVASELLTPEQLEMYQVYRQTLGNKPLIFGGGSSDTSDSESLAGVEFVNGTRPGNQAVVDIAKSQVGNVGGQPYWSWYGFNSRVEWCACFVSWCYGQMGLSEPRFAACQSQGIPWFQSHGQWGGRDYANIAPGDAIFFDWDLDGSADHVGLVVGTDGSRVYTVEGNSGDACKIKSYSLTYECIKGYGLMNW from the coding sequence TTGAATAAGGAACCGCGCCTGCGCTTTACAGACGAGGAACGGGCTGACCCGGCGCTGGAGAAGCCCATTCGCAAGGCGGACAAGGCCGCCGCCAAAGCGGATAAGGCGCAGGCTAAAATTCCCAAAAAGCAAGTCCGGCAAAAGACGGTGGACCCGGAGACCGGTAAAGTGACCACCAAACTGGTGCTGGAGGACAAGAAGAAGCCGCCCTCCAAGCTGTCCCATGCGGTGCGGGATACCCCCGCCAATGCCGCCCTGGGGAAAGTTCACAAGGAAATCCGGGAGACCGAACAGGACAATGTGGGCGTGGAAAGCGCCCACAAGTCCGAGGAGGCTGCTGAGACCGGCGCACGGTTGGTTCGGGAGGGCTACCGCAGCCACAAGTTGAAGCCCTACCGCAAGGCAGCCCAGGCCGAGCAGAAGCTGGAGAAGGCCAATGTGAACGCCCTGTATCAGAAGTCCCTGCGGGAAAATCCTCAGTTTGCCAGCAACCCCATTTCCCGCTGGCAGCAGAAACAGGCCATCAAAAAAGAATACGCTGCCGCCAAGCGCGCCGGTCAAACTGCTGGGAATACCGCAAGCGCAGCCCAAAAGACCGGCAAGGCCGCCAAGACGGTCAAGGAAAAGGCACAGGAGGCCGGGGCATTCGTCATGCGCCACAAAAAGGGCTTTCTGATTGCTGGCGCGATCTTCCTGCTGGTCTGTATGCTGCTCAACACCATGTCCTCTTGCTCCATGATGGCGCAGAGCATCGGTTCTGTGGTGTCCGGCACCACCTATCCGTCGGATGACCCGGAGCTGGTGGCGGTGGAGGCGGACTACGCTGCCAAGGAAGCGGCGCTGCAAGCCGAGATCGACAACATCGAAAGCAGCCATCCGGGGTATGACGAGTACCGCTACGACCTCGACATGATCGGGCATGACCCCCATGAGCTGGCGGCCTACCTGTCCGCTGTCTTGCAGGGCTACACCCGGCAGAGCGCCCAGGCAGAGCTGGAGCGTGTATTTGATGCCCAGTATCAGCTGACGCTCATCGAGGAAGTTGAAGTACGCTATCGGACGGAAACCCGGACTGACAGCGAGGGCAATAGCTACACCGTTCAGGTTCCTTACAACTACTACATTCTGAATGTGAAGCTCACCAGCAAGCCCATTTCGTCTGTTGCCTCGGAGCTGTTGACCCCGGAACAGCTGGAGATGTACCAGGTGTACCGGCAGACGCTGGGCAACAAGCCGCTGATTTTCGGCGGTGGTTCCTCCGACACCAGCGATTCCGAGAGTTTAGCTGGTGTTGAGTTCGTCAACGGCACCCGCCCCGGCAATCAGGCCGTGGTGGATATAGCGAAAAGTCAGGTGGGCAATGTGGGCGGTCAGCCCTACTGGAGCTGGTACGGCTTCAATTCCCGTGTGGAATGGTGCGCCTGCTTCGTGTCCTGGTGCTACGGCCAGATGGGGCTGTCTGAGCCGCGTTTTGCCGCCTGCCAGTCTCAGGGCATCCCGTGGTTCCAATCCCACGGACAATGGGGCGGGCGTGATTACGCCAATATTGCCCCCGGCGACGCCATCTTCTTCGATTGGGACCTGGATGGCAGCGCCGACCATGTGGGCCTTGTGGTCGGCACGGACGGCAGCCGGGTCTACACCGTGGAGGGCAATTCCGGCGACGCCTGCAAGATCAAGAGTTATTCCCTGACCTACGAGTGCATCAAGGGCTACGGCCTGATGAACTGGTAA
- a CDS encoding DUF3851 family protein, which yields MKPNTELNTMMFFDDALESERTCLLTELADAVSETRTAADQAAELNEDGEAGLLRLTEIWCAMNGVPAIVIFEGGQSELLANVVAQIYAHLLQHPFHDPVGLAVCVELRYMTDALMLGEWFE from the coding sequence ATGAAACCCAATACTGAACTGAACACCATGATGTTTTTTGACGATGCCCTGGAGAGTGAGCGCACCTGTCTGCTCACCGAGCTGGCCGATGCCGTCAGCGAGACCCGCACGGCGGCGGATCAGGCAGCGGAGCTGAACGAGGATGGCGAAGCGGGCCTGCTGCGCCTGACGGAAATCTGGTGTGCCATGAACGGTGTTCCCGCCATCGTCATCTTCGAGGGCGGGCAGTCTGAGCTGCTGGCCAATGTGGTGGCGCAGATCTACGCCCATCTGCTTCAGCATCCCTTCCATGACCCTGTGGGGCTGGCCGTCTGTGTGGAGCTGCGCTACATGACGGACGCCCTCATGCTGGGTGAATGGTTTGAATAA
- a CDS encoding VirB4-like conjugal transfer ATPase, CD1110 family, which yields MKKLSRADRKQIEAAIARANRTDRKEKSAQDSIPYERMWPDGICRVAGSHYTKTIQFQDINYQLSQNEDKTAIFEGWCDFLNYFDSSIQFQLSFLNLAASEETFAHAINIPLQEDDFDSIRVEYMTMLQNQLAKGNNGLIKTKYLTFGIDADSLKAAKPRLERIETDILNNFKRLGVAAETLDGKARLAQLHGIFHMDEQVPFRFEWDWLAPSGLSTKDFIAPSGFEFRTGKQFRMGKKYGAVSFLQILAPELNDRMLADFLDMESSLIVSLHIQSVDQIKAIKTVKRKITDLDRSKIEEQKKAVRAGYDMDIIPSDLATYGAEAKKLLQDLQSRNERMFLVTFLVLNTADNPRQLDNNVFQASSIAQKYNCQLTRLDFQQEEGLMSALPLGLNQIEIQRGLTTSSTAIFVPFTTQELFQNGKEALYYGINALSNNLIMVDRKLLKNPNGLILGTPGSGKSFSAKREIANCFLLTNDDIIICDPEAEYAPLVERLHGQVIKISPTSTNYINPMDLNLDYSDDESPLSLKSDFILSLCELIVGGKEGLQPVQKTIIDRCVRLVYQTYLNDPRPENMPILEDLYNLLRAQEEKEAQYIATALEIYVTGSLNVFNHQSNVDINNRIVCYDIKELGKQLKKIGMLVVQDQVWNRVTINRAAHKSTRYYIDEMHLLLKEEQTAAYTVEIWKRFRKWGGIPTGITQNVKDLLSSREVENIFENSDFVYMLNQAGGDRQILAKQLGISPHQLSYVTHSSEGEGLLFYGSTILPFVDHFPKNTELYRIMTTKPQELKKEDE from the coding sequence ATGAAAAAGCTGTCCCGTGCCGACAGAAAGCAGATCGAGGCCGCCATCGCCCGTGCCAACCGCACAGACCGAAAAGAGAAGTCGGCTCAGGACAGTATCCCCTATGAACGGATGTGGCCGGACGGTATCTGCCGTGTGGCAGGCAGCCACTACACAAAGACCATCCAATTCCAGGACATCAACTATCAGCTCTCGCAGAACGAGGACAAGACAGCAATCTTCGAGGGTTGGTGTGACTTCCTCAACTACTTCGACAGCTCCATTCAGTTTCAGCTGTCTTTTTTGAACCTCGCAGCCTCCGAGGAAACCTTTGCCCACGCCATCAACATCCCTCTCCAGGAGGATGATTTTGACAGTATCCGGGTGGAATACATGACTATGCTGCAAAACCAGCTGGCAAAGGGCAACAATGGCCTCATCAAGACCAAGTATCTGACTTTCGGTATCGACGCCGACAGCCTCAAGGCCGCCAAGCCCCGTCTGGAGCGTATTGAGACCGACATTCTCAATAACTTCAAGCGTCTGGGCGTGGCCGCCGAGACCCTGGACGGCAAGGCGCGACTGGCACAGCTCCACGGTATCTTCCACATGGATGAACAGGTGCCGTTCCGCTTTGAATGGGATTGGCTGGCTCCGTCTGGTCTGTCCACCAAGGACTTCATCGCACCGTCCGGCTTCGAGTTCCGTACCGGCAAGCAGTTCCGTATGGGTAAGAAATACGGGGCTGTTTCTTTTTTGCAGATTCTCGCGCCGGAGCTGAATGACCGAATGCTGGCGGATTTCCTGGACATGGAATCCAGCCTGATCGTCAGCCTGCATATCCAGTCCGTGGATCAGATCAAGGCCATCAAGACGGTCAAGCGCAAGATCACCGACCTGGACCGCAGCAAGATTGAGGAACAGAAAAAGGCTGTCCGTGCCGGGTATGACATGGACATCATTCCCTCCGACCTTGCCACCTACGGTGCCGAGGCCAAGAAGCTCTTACAGGATTTGCAGAGCCGGAACGAGCGAATGTTCCTTGTCACCTTTCTGGTGCTGAACACGGCAGACAATCCCCGGCAGCTGGACAACAATGTATTCCAGGCCAGCTCCATCGCGCAGAAGTACAACTGCCAGCTGACAAGGCTTGACTTCCAGCAGGAAGAAGGGCTGATGTCCGCGCTGCCCCTGGGCCTCAATCAGATCGAGATTCAGCGAGGGCTGACCACCAGTTCCACGGCTATCTTTGTTCCGTTCACCACCCAGGAGCTTTTCCAGAACGGCAAAGAGGCGCTGTACTACGGGATCAACGCCCTGTCCAACAACCTCATCATGGTGGACCGCAAGCTGCTGAAAAACCCCAACGGACTGATTCTCGGTACGCCGGGTTCCGGCAAGTCCTTCAGCGCCAAGCGCGAGATCGCCAACTGTTTCCTGCTCACCAATGATGACATCATCATCTGTGACCCGGAGGCCGAGTATGCGCCCCTGGTGGAGCGCCTGCATGGGCAGGTCATCAAGATTTCGCCTACCTCCACCAACTACATCAACCCGATGGACTTGAATCTGGACTACTCGGACGATGAAAGTCCGCTGTCTCTCAAGTCCGACTTCATCTTGTCCCTGTGTGAACTGATCGTGGGCGGCAAAGAGGGCTTGCAGCCGGTGCAGAAAACCATCATTGACCGCTGTGTGCGGCTGGTCTATCAGACCTATCTCAATGACCCCCGCCCGGAGAATATGCCCATTTTGGAGGACCTTTACAATCTGCTGCGGGCGCAGGAGGAAAAAGAGGCACAGTACATCGCCACGGCGCTGGAAATCTATGTGACCGGCTCCCTCAATGTGTTCAACCACCAGAGCAATGTGGACATCAACAACCGCATTGTCTGCTATGACATCAAGGAGCTGGGCAAGCAGCTGAAAAAGATCGGTATGCTGGTGGTCCAGGACCAGGTATGGAACCGCGTCACCATCAATCGTGCCGCCCACAAGTCCACCCGCTACTACATCGACGAGATGCACCTGCTGCTGAAAGAGGAGCAGACCGCCGCTTATACCGTCGAGATTTGGAAGCGTTTCCGCAAGTGGGGCGGCATTCCCACCGGCATCACGCAGAATGTCAAAGACCTTTTGAGCAGCCGCGAGGTAGAGAACATCTTTGAAAACTCCGACTTCGTGTATATGCTCAACCAGGCGGGCGGAGACCGGCAGATTCTCGCCAAGCAGCTGGGCATTTCCCCGCACCAGCTTTCCTATGTGACCCACTCCAGCGAGGGCGAGGGCCTGCTGTTCTATGGCTCCACGATCTTGCCTTTCGTGGATCACTTCCCGAAGAATACCGAGCTGTACCGCATTATGACCACCAAACCCCAGGAACTAAAAAAGGAGGATGAATGA
- a CDS encoding PrgI family protein, producing MAYVPVPKDLTKVKTKVAFNLTKRQLVCFGGGALIGVPLFFLLRGPVGNSVAAMCMMLVMLPFFMLAMYEKHGQPLEKIVGNIIKVAVIRPKERPYKTNNFYAALERQEKLDKEVYDIVHGNQKLAAPAVRKRRKDRAAG from the coding sequence TTGGCTTATGTACCCGTACCCAAGGATCTTACGAAAGTCAAAACCAAGGTCGCGTTCAACTTAACCAAGAGGCAGCTTGTCTGCTTCGGCGGCGGTGCGCTGATCGGCGTACCGCTTTTCTTCCTGCTCCGGGGGCCTGTGGGAAACAGCGTGGCTGCCATGTGTATGATGTTGGTCATGCTGCCCTTCTTCATGCTGGCGATGTATGAAAAACACGGTCAGCCCCTGGAAAAGATCGTGGGCAACATCATCAAGGTGGCCGTCATCCGACCCAAGGAGCGCCCGTATAAGACCAACAATTTTTATGCCGCTCTGGAGCGGCAGGAAAAACTCGACAAGGAGGTGTATGACATTGTTCACGGCAATCAAAAGCTGGCTGCACCGGCTGTTCGGAAAAGACGAAAAGACCGCGCAGCCGGTTAA
- a CDS encoding VirB6/TrbL-like conjugal transfer protein, CD1112 family, protein MDFLLDALTDWLKEMLVGGIMSNLSGMFDSVNQQVADIATQVGQTPQGWNGSIFSMIQNLSNSIMVPIAGVILAIVMTLELIQMITDKNNLHDVDTWMIFKWVFKSAAAILIVSNTWNIVMGVFDAAQSVVAQAAGIIGSDASIDISSVMTDIESRLMDMDLGPLFGLWFQSLFIGITMWALYICIFIVIYGRMIEIYLVTSVAPIPMATMMGKEWGGMGQNYLRSLIALGFQAFLIIVCVAIYAVLVQNIATESDVIMAIWSCVGYTVLLCFTLFKTGSLAKSVFNAH, encoded by the coding sequence ATGGATTTCTTACTCGATGCCCTTACTGACTGGCTCAAGGAAATGTTGGTAGGCGGCATTATGAGCAACTTATCGGGGATGTTCGATAGCGTGAACCAGCAGGTCGCAGACATTGCGACACAGGTGGGCCAGACCCCGCAGGGCTGGAACGGGAGTATTTTCAGCATGATCCAAAATCTCTCCAACTCCATCATGGTGCCGATTGCTGGCGTGATCCTGGCTATCGTGATGACGCTGGAGCTGATTCAGATGATTACCGACAAGAACAACCTGCATGATGTGGACACCTGGATGATCTTCAAGTGGGTGTTCAAATCTGCCGCTGCCATCCTCATCGTCTCAAACACCTGGAACATCGTGATGGGCGTGTTTGACGCAGCTCAAAGTGTGGTGGCGCAGGCGGCGGGCATCATCGGTTCCGACGCTTCCATCGACATCTCCTCTGTCATGACCGATATTGAGTCCCGGCTGATGGATATGGACCTGGGGCCGCTGTTCGGCCTGTGGTTCCAGTCGCTCTTTATCGGCATTACCATGTGGGCGCTTTACATTTGTATCTTTATCGTGATCTATGGCCGTATGATTGAGATTTACCTTGTGACTTCGGTGGCCCCCATCCCTATGGCCACCATGATGGGCAAGGAATGGGGCGGCATGGGCCAGAACTATCTGCGCTCGTTGATTGCTCTGGGCTTCCAGGCATTTCTCATCATCGTCTGTGTGGCAATCTATGCCGTGCTGGTACAAAACATTGCCACCGAATCGGATGTCATCATGGCCATCTGGAGTTGTGTGGGTTATACGGTCCTGTTGTGCTTTACGCTCTTTAAGACCGGCAGCCTCGCAAAATCTGTTTTCAATGCACATTAA
- a CDS encoding recombinase family protein encodes MLRQATQNLITALYPRLSHEDELQGESNSISNQKRILEAFAKQNGFTNLRWYTDDGYSGANFQRPGFQAMLADIEAGKVGTVIVKDMSRLGRNYLQVGFYTEMLFPQKGVRFIAVNDNVDSANGGMDNDFTPLRNLFNEWLVRDTSKKIKAVKRAKGMSGKPVTSKPVYGYLMDEDENYIVDEETAPVVRQIYQLCLAGNGPTKIARMLTEQQIPTPGTLEYRRTGSTRRYHPGYECKWATNTVVHLLENREYTGCLVNFKTEKPSYKTKHSVENPIEKQAIFENHHEPIIDRETWERVQELRKQRKRPNRYDEVGLFSGMLFCADCGHVMYQQRYQNKTRKQDCYICGSYKKRTRDCTAHFIRTDLLTAGVLSNLRQVTEYAAKHESRFVKLLIQQNEIGGKRKTAAATKQLEQAQERISEVSRIIKRLYEDNVNGKISDERFMELSADYEQEQRELKDRAAALQEELSKSQAATVNAEKFMGIVRKHLAFEELTPTLLREMIEKIVVHECSYDENGIRRQDIEIYYSFVGKIDLPEA; translated from the coding sequence ATGTTAAGACAAGCCACCCAAAACCTCATTACCGCCCTTTATCCGAGATTGTCCCATGAGGACGAATTGCAAGGTGAGAGTAATTCCATATCGAATCAAAAAAGGATACTCGAAGCCTTTGCAAAACAGAATGGCTTTACCAACCTGCGCTGGTACACCGACGACGGCTATTCCGGCGCGAACTTTCAAAGGCCCGGTTTTCAAGCCATGCTTGCAGACATTGAAGCTGGGAAAGTGGGTACAGTTATCGTCAAGGACATGAGCCGGTTAGGGCGAAACTACTTGCAGGTAGGGTTTTACACGGAAATGCTGTTCCCTCAAAAGGGCGTGCGTTTTATCGCTGTCAACGACAATGTGGACAGCGCAAACGGCGGCATGGACAACGATTTTACCCCTCTGCGAAATCTGTTCAACGAATGGCTGGTGAGAGATACGAGCAAGAAAATCAAGGCAGTTAAGAGAGCAAAAGGCATGAGCGGCAAGCCCGTTACCAGCAAGCCGGTGTACGGCTACCTCATGGACGAGGACGAGAATTATATCGTTGACGAGGAAACCGCGCCGGTAGTCCGGCAGATATACCAGCTTTGCCTTGCCGGGAACGGCCCGACCAAGATTGCCCGTATGCTTACGGAGCAGCAAATCCCCACGCCGGGGACGCTGGAATACCGCAGGACGGGCAGCACCCGCCGCTACCACCCCGGCTATGAGTGCAAATGGGCGACAAATACCGTTGTCCACCTGTTGGAAAACCGGGAGTACACCGGCTGTCTGGTAAACTTCAAGACGGAGAAGCCCTCTTACAAGACCAAGCACAGCGTAGAGAACCCCATCGAGAAGCAGGCCATTTTTGAGAACCACCATGAGCCTATCATAGACCGGGAAACATGGGAGCGCGTGCAGGAGTTACGCAAGCAGCGCAAACGCCCGAACCGCTATGATGAAGTGGGGCTGTTCTCCGGTATGCTGTTCTGCGCCGACTGCGGCCATGTGATGTACCAGCAGCGGTATCAGAACAAGACCCGTAAGCAGGACTGTTACATCTGCGGCAGCTACAAGAAGCGCACCCGTGACTGTACGGCGCACTTTATCCGCACCGACCTGTTGACCGCCGGTGTCCTCTCCAATCTCCGGCAAGTGACGGAATATGCCGCCAAGCATGAGAGCCGCTTTGTGAAGCTGCTTATCCAGCAGAACGAGATCGGCGGCAAGAGAAAGACCGCCGCAGCCACCAAGCAGCTTGAACAGGCGCAGGAGCGCATTTCCGAAGTGAGCCGCATTATCAAGCGGCTGTATGAGGACAATGTGAACGGCAAAATCAGCGACGAGCGTTTCATGGAACTGTCGGCAGACTATGAGCAGGAACAGCGGGAACTGAAAGACCGCGCCGCCGCTTTGCAGGAGGAACTTTCCAAGTCGCAGGCCGCCACCGTCAATGCGGAAAAGTTTATGGGTATCGTCCGAAAGCACCTTGCCTTTGAGGAATTGACCCCCACCCTCTTGCGGGAGATGATTGAGAAAATCGTCGTGCATGAGTGCAGCTATGACGAGAACGGCATCCGCAGGCAGGACATTGAGATTTATTACAGCTTTGTCGGCAAGATTGACTTGCCCGAAGCCTAA
- a CDS encoding transposon-encoded TnpW family protein, which translates to MADNKQPDTRTARRPDCVTEIRMGNSVLVVSGYFKKDTTTTAADKMARVLEAEAAATQKPAI; encoded by the coding sequence ATGGCAGATAACAAGCAGCCCGACACCCGCACCGCCCGCCGCCCCGACTGCGTGACGGAAATCCGCATGGGCAATTCCGTCCTTGTCGTGTCCGGCTATTTCAAGAAAGACACGACCACCACCGCCGCCGACAAAATGGCGCGGGTACTGGAAGCGGAAGCCGCTGCTACACAAAAACCGGCGATTTGA
- a CDS encoding ATP-binding protein, which yields MKNEINAVLENMTTTTPEPEDYTGEDGLLYCGKCRKPKEAYFAPDKAAVFGRDRHPAECDCQRAAREEREAAEKRRRHLDTVEELKRRGFTDPTMRDWTFENDNGRNPQTGIARRYVEHWEDMRTDNIGCLFWGGVGTGKSYLAGCIANALMEKEIPVHMTNFALILNDLAASFEGRNEYISRLCRYPLLILDDFGMERGTEYGLEQVFHVIDSRYRSGKPLIVTTNLTLDGLHNPEDTAHSRIYDRLLSMCVPVRFTGENFRQETAQRKMESMKKLITD from the coding sequence ATGAAGAACGAAATCAACGCTGTTTTGGAGAATATGACGACCACCACCCCGGAGCCGGAGGACTACACCGGCGAGGACGGTTTACTGTACTGCGGCAAGTGCCGCAAGCCGAAAGAAGCCTATTTTGCGCCGGATAAGGCCGCTGTCTTTGGCCGTGACCGCCACCCGGCAGAGTGCGACTGCCAGAGAGCCGCCCGCGAGGAACGGGAGGCCGCCGAGAAGCGGCGCAGGCACCTTGACACCGTGGAGGAACTGAAACGCCGGGGCTTTACCGACCCCACCATGCGGGACTGGACTTTTGAGAACGACAACGGCAGGAACCCGCAGACCGGGATTGCCCGCCGGTATGTGGAGCATTGGGAGGATATGCGAACCGACAATATCGGCTGCCTGTTCTGGGGCGGCGTGGGAACCGGGAAAAGCTACCTTGCGGGCTGTATCGCAAACGCCCTCATGGAGAAAGAAATCCCCGTCCACATGACGAACTTTGCCCTTATCCTCAATGACCTTGCCGCCAGCTTTGAGGGGCGCAACGAGTACATTTCCCGCCTTTGCCGCTATCCGCTGCTTATCCTTGACGATTTCGGCATGGAGCGCGGAACGGAATACGGGCTGGAGCAGGTTTTCCATGTGATTGACAGCCGTTACCGCAGCGGCAAGCCGCTGATCGTCACGACCAACCTCACGCTGGACGGCCTGCACAACCCGGAGGACACCGCCCATTCCCGGATTTATGACCGGCTGCTTTCCATGTGCGTCCCGGTACGTTTTACCGGCGAGAATTTCCGGCAGGAAACCGCGCAGCGGAAAATGGAGAGCATGAAGAAACTGATTACCGACTGA
- a CDS encoding phage replisome organizer N-terminal domain-containing protein, whose translation MSDNRKYYYLKLKENYFDEDAIVLLESMQDGILYSNILLKLYLKSLKNGGKLQLDENIPYTAQMIATITRQQVGTVERALQIFMKLGLVEPLQNGALYMSNIELLIGQSSTEGERKRRARLALQEQKALPKARADKCPPYQADICPPEIEIEKEIEIEKERERELDTGQPARAAYGRYENVFLSQSELDGLKADLPDKWNYYIDRLSCHIASSGKRYRSHAATIYKWAQEDAARKAPKKGIPDYSCKEGESL comes from the coding sequence ATGTCAGACAACCGAAAATACTACTACCTCAAGCTGAAAGAGAATTACTTTGACGAGGACGCTATCGTGCTGCTGGAAAGTATGCAGGACGGTATCCTCTATTCCAACATTCTCTTGAAACTGTACCTGAAATCGCTGAAAAACGGCGGGAAGTTGCAGCTTGATGAAAATATCCCCTACACCGCACAGATGATTGCCACCATTACCCGTCAGCAGGTCGGCACCGTAGAGCGAGCCTTGCAGATTTTTATGAAGCTGGGGCTTGTGGAGCCGTTACAGAACGGCGCGCTGTATATGAGCAACATTGAACTGCTTATCGGCCAATCCTCTACCGAGGGGGAGCGGAAACGGCGGGCAAGGCTGGCTTTGCAGGAGCAGAAAGCCTTGCCAAAGGCCAGGGCGGACAAATGTCCACCATATCAAGCGGACATTTGTCCACCAGAGATAGAGATAGAGAAAGAGATAGAGATAGAAAAAGAGAGAGAGCGAGAGTTAGATACGGGACAACCCGCCCGCGCCGCCTATGGCCGGTATGAAAATGTCTTTCTTTCGCAATCAGAACTGGACGGGCTGAAAGCAGACCTGCCCGACAAGTGGAACTACTACATTGACCGGCTATCCTGCCATATCGCGTCCAGCGGCAAGCGATACCGCAGCCATGCCGCCACAATCTACAAATGGGCGCAGGAGGACGCAGCCAGGAAAGCCCCGAAAAAGGGCATACCAGACTACTCATGCAAGGAGGGCGAGAGTTTATGA